The nucleotide sequence CGGACGGCGGATCCGGGCCGTCTGGACCCCCGGACACACGCCCGGACACCTTTGTTTCCACGACGGGGACAACGACGTCCTGCTGACCGGGGATCACGTCCTGCCCCGGATCAGCCCCAACGTCGGCCTCCAGCCCCATTCGGCCGCCTCACCGCTCGGCCCGTATCTGGACTCGCTGCGGCGGCTGTCCGATCTTGACGGAGCGGAGATCCTGCCGGCGCACGAGTGGCGGTTCCGCGGGTTGGCTGTGCGGACCCAGCAGCTCCTGGCACACCACGAAGAGCGTTGCGAGGAGATCCGCACCGTCATGTCGGTTCTCGGGCCGTGCAGCTCCTGGCAGGTGACGGAGCGGCTGACCTGGTCGAGAGGCTGGGCCGCGGTGAAGGGCTTCCAACGCCGGGCTGCGCTCTCCGAAACGATCGCCCATCTGGCGTACCTCGCGGAGCAGGAGCAGATCTCGAGCACGTCGTCGGTCGGCGAGTATCCGGACCGAGCCGCCGCGGAGCCCACGATCTACACCTTGATCGACTGACGCCGGCGCGATGCTCCAGTCAGTCCTGGCTCGAGAAGGCCGCATCGAACGAGGTGGCCGGTGGCGAGAACAGTTGCGATCGAACGAATTCGATGGCTTCGGGGGCTCCGTGGAGGCGATCCATGCCGGCGTCCTCCCACTCGATGGAGATGGGGCCCTCGTAGCCGATCGTGGTCAGCATCCGGAAGCAGTCCTCCCAGTCGACGTCGCCGCGACCGGTGGACACGAAGTCCCAGCGCCGCCTCGGGTCGGCCCAGCCCAGGTGCGAGCCGAGGATCCCGCGGCGTCCGTCAGGGGTGCGGACCTTGGTGTCCTTGCAGTCGACGTGGTAGATCCGGTCCTTGAAGTCCCAGATGAACTGCACCGGATCGATGCCCTGCCACACCATGTGCGACGGGTCCCAGTTGATGCCGAAGGCTTCCCGGTGTCCGATCGCCTCCAGAGCGCGTTGGGTGGAGTAGTAGTCGTAGGCGATCTCGGATGGGTGGACCTCGTGGGCGAATCGGACGCCGACCTCGTCGAAGACGTCCAGGATCGGGTTCCAGCGATCGGCGAAGTCCTGGTAGCCGGCGTCGATCATGGCCTGCGATGCGGGCGGGAACATCGCGATGTACTTCCAGATGGACGATCCGGTGAACCCGATGACGGTCTTGACCCCCAGCCGGGCTGCGGTTCTCGCGCCGTTCTTGACGGCTTCGGCGGCCCGCTGCCGTACGCCCCCGGGGTCGCCGTCGCCCCAGACCCCTTTGGACAGGATGCCCTGGTGCCGTTGGTCGATGGGATCGTCGCACACCGCCTGGCCCTGGAGGTGCACCGAGATGGCGAACACCTGGAGCCCGTATCTGTCCAGGATCTCTCGTCGGGAGGCGATGTAGTCGTCGTCGACTGCGCCGCGTTCGACGTCGAGATGATCACCCGAGCAGGCGATCTCCAGGCCGTCGTAGCCCCATTCCGAGGCCAACCGAGCGACTTCCTCGAACGGCAGATCGGCCCACTGGCCGGTGAACAGGGTGACGGGATGCGTGGTCATGCCAGAAGACGGTACTCCGCGAAAGGCGAGGCATATCCAGCGGTATCAGCACCGCGGTGACCGGACGTCCGACACCGTACCGACTTCAGGGTTCTGCCCGGGGGGTGTTAGTCGGGCGTGTCGATCAGGGTGTGTTGATCAGAGTGCGGCCGGTGGCCAGCCAGGCGTACATGCCGCCGTGCAGTTCGACGACGTTCGTGTAACCCAGCGAGGCCAGGGTCTTGGCGGCGATCGCACTCATCACGCCGGTCCGGCAGTAGATCGCCAGTTCGGTGTGATGATCGGCGGGGAGCTTCGAGGCCTGCTGGGCGATGTCGGTGTAGGCGATGATCAGGTTGGTGCCGGCGATCTTGCCCTCGAACGGGACGTGCACATCGATCGTCACGGTGCCGCTGGTCGCGATGGCAGTGGCGAAGGCAGCCGGATCGACCAGCCGGCTGACGGGGCGCCCGGAGGTGGTCACCGTCCCGGGCGGCATGGCCATGCTCATCGGGGACGTGGAAGTCGGTACTGCCGGTGCGGCCGTGACGGACGAGGAACACCCCGCGATCAGCACCACCGCGGCGACGGCGAGATAACGGACAGGGTGAGGCATCACCCCAAAGTACTCGTCGGCGCGTGATGCACCACCGAGCCTCCTCGCCGTGCGTTTCCACGAGGTCGGGGTCTGGGGCAGGATGGGAGCGGTGGAACTGGTCATCGCGAAGAACCCGGATCCCGACAGCACGCTGCCGTACCTGGTGCGGCTGCCGATGGCCGGTGGGCTCGTATTCCGGACCAAAGGAACGTGGCCGCGAACCACCGCCCTCTACTGCCACCCGGTCAGCCTGCAGGAGTGGCCCGCAGAACCGGAGATCGTCGAGATCGTTCCACTGCGTTCCTGCGAGAGGCGTGGCGCAGCCATCGATGTGGTGGCCGACCGTGGGCGGGAGCAACGATCGCAGATCGTCTTCACCAAGGCGCGGGGCCGGGACATGGTGTTCTGGCAGGCGCCACGCACCCGTCGACAGGCCCGGCCGGACGTGCAGGTCCCGACCGCACGGGCCGCCGGGATCAGGAACCTGGAGATCCTGATCGACACGCGGGAGCGGTACGCCTACCAATTCGGCGCCCAGCAGGTGTCGACCACCAAGCGCACGCTGCCCAGCGGCGACTACGCCGTCACCGTCGACGGCAGCGTGGTCGCCGCGGTGGAGCGAAAGTCGTTGGAGGATCTGGTGTCCAGCCTGATCAACGGGAAATTGCGGTTTGCGTTGGGCGAGCTGTCCCTGCTGCCGAGAGCGGCCCTGGTGGTCGAGGAGCGCTACTCCAAGGTCTTCGCCCTGGGCCACGTCCGTCCGGCGGTCGTCGCCGACGGTCTCGCCGAGCTGCAGGTGCGGTGGCCGAACATCCCGATCGTGTTCTGCGAGACCCGAAAGCTCGCCGAGGAGTGGACCTACCGGTATCTGGCGGCGGCTCATCACTGGGCGGCCGCCGAGGCTGCGACCGTGGCCCGGATCGGCGTGGGTGAGAGCGGCGCCGTCGGTGGTCCGGCCCGACCGGACCCGTCGACCGCAGAGGTACGCGCCTGGGCCAGATCCAACGGTCTGGACGTGCCGGCCGGTGGGCGACTTCGGCCGGAGGTCTTCCAGGCCTGGCGTGATGCCGATCTGGGCTGAGATGCCGGCTCTGGCAGGATCGGGTTCGTGAGGACGAGCGCCGGGCTGCTGCTGTACCGGACGGGCTCCGACGGTATCGAGGTGTTGCTGGTCCACATGGGCGGGCCGTTCTGGGCGAAGAAGGATGCGGCAGGGTGGTCGATCCCGAAAGGCGAGTACGAGTCCGGCGAGGATCCGCACGACGCCGCGACCCGCGAGTTCACCGAGGAACTCGGAGCACCTCCGCCTCCGCCTGCGGGCGACGATCCTGATCTCGACCTCGGGACGCTGAAGCAGTCGTCGTCCAAATTGGTCACCGTCTTCGCCCGCTCGGGGAACTTCGACGCGGACTCGATCAGCAGCAACCTCATCGAGATCCAGTGGCCGCCGCGCTCGGGACGGACCATCGTGATCCCCGAGGTGGACCGGGCCCAGTGGTGTGACCTGGGTTCCGCGGCCGTCAAGCTCGTCAAGGGCCAGGTGCCGTTCCTGGACCGGCTGGTAGCCCGGCTGTCCTGACCCGTTCGACCCGCCCCCGCATGGATCAACCGCCCCCGCATGGATCAACTTCGCGATTTTGGGACGGGAGGGACAGGAGTCGTCATTTTCGTCCATGCGTGCGAAGTTGATCCACGCAGCACGGGGAGCCACGCAGCACGGGGAGCCACGCAGCACGGGGAGCCACGCAGGACGGGGAGCCCCGCAGCACGGGGAGCCACGCAGCGACGGGGAGCCACGGAGGACGGGGAGCCCCGCAGCAGGGAGGGGTCAGGCTTTGCTGGCGAACAGCGGGAGGTTGGCGAGGCCGTTGAAAGCCTTGGCGGCTGCATGCCTCTCGGGGTCGACCGGGCCGTAGACGGTGGTCCGCTGGACGACCGGACGACCGATCCCGTCGGTGATCTCCTCGATGTCGGCGACCGTCTTGTACGAGCCGAACTCCGAGCCGGCCATCCGCGAGATCGTCTCCTCCATCAGCGTTCCGCCGAGATCGTTGGCGCCACCCCGCAACATCGCCCGGGTGCCTTCGATACCGAGCTTCACCCAGGAGGTCTGCACGTTGTCGATCGATCTGTGCAGCATCAGCCTGGCCATCGCGTGCACGGCCCTGTTCTCGTCGTAGGTCGCTCCCGCCCTGGCCAGGCCGGCCAGGTAGATCGGCGAGTTGGTGTGGATGAATGGCAGCGGCACGAATTCGGTGAACCCGCCCGTCTCCCCCTGCAGCTTCCGCAGCAGGGCCAGGTGTGCCACCCAGTGTTCGGGTGTGTCGACGTGGCCGTACATCATCGTCGAGGACGAGGGGATGCCCAGCCGGTGGGCGGTGGTGACGACCTCGATCCAAGCCGCGGTCGGCAGTTTGCCCTTGGTCAGCACCCACCGGACGTCGTCGTCCAGGATCTCGGCCGCGGTACCCGGGATGCTGCTCAGGCCGGCCTCCTTCGCGGCGCTCAACCACTCCGAGATCGACAGGTTCGCGCGGGTCGCGCCGTTGACCACCTCCATCGGGGAGAAGGCGTGGATGTGCATCTCCGGCACGGCGCCGCGGATCGCGCGCACCAGGTCGAAGTACGCCGTACCCGGCAGTTCGGGATCGATCCCGCCCTGCATGCAGACCTCGGTGGCCCCGAGATCCCAGGCCACCCTGGCCCGCTGGGCCACCTCGTCGGTGGACAGCGAATATGCGTCAGCATCGGTGCGGCGCTGCGCGAAGGCACAGAACCGGCAGCCGGTGTAGCAGACGTTGGTGAAGTTGATGTTCCGGTTGACGACGTAGGTCACGTCGTCGCCGTTGACGTCCGCCCGCACGGAATCGGCCAGCGCGCAGACGGCGTCCAGTTCGGCGCCGGTCGCCGTCATCAGCGACAGGGCGGCCGAACCGTCCAGCGAACCGGGGTTGCGCTCGGCGATCCGCAGGGCCGCCATCACGTCGGACTCGAACTTCCGCGGGGCCCGGATCCGGGACCGCAACGAGTCCCAGTCGCCGTAGACGTCCAGGAAGTCCGACCGGCGGTCGGCGGTGCGTCCCTCGGTGTCGATCGAGGTGGCCAGATCGGTGCGGCCGGACGAGGTGAGCCCGCCGGGACCGTTCGGCCCCGACGCAGGCTCCTCGGGCTCCTGCCAGGGTCGGCCCACCGGGAGGGCGTCGGGCCGCGCCAGACCGGTGACCGGGTCCGCCAGGGCGTCGACGTGGGCGCGCAGGCGAGGGTCGAGCCAGGGTTCGCCGGCCCTGACGAACTCCGGGTAGATGGTCAGCCGCTCGGCCAGGGTGAACCCGGCCTCGGCGGTGCGCGCGGTGAGCTCGTCGATCTGCGGCCAGGGGCGCTCGGGGTTGACGTGGTCCGGCGTGAGGGGCGAGACCCCACCCCAGTCGTCGATCCCGGCGGCCAGCACCCGGGAGAACTGATCGTCGATCAGGTTCGGCGGTGCCTGCAGCCGAACAGCGGGCCCCAGCACCAGTCTCGCCACCGCGACGGTGGCGATCAGCTCGTCCATCTCCGCATCGGGCCGGCGGGCCATCGCGGTGTCCGGCTTGGCCCGGAAGTTCTGCACGATCACTTCCTGGATCCCCCGGTAGGCCCTCGACGTCCGCCGGATGGCGAACAGGGACTCCACCCGATCGGCCGGACTTTCCCCGATGCCGATCAGAATGCCGGTGGTGAAGGGGATCGACGAGCGGCCGGCGTCCTCGAGCACCCGCAGTCGAACCTCGGGATCCTTGTCCGGCGAACCGAAGTGGGCACCGGACCGGTTCTCGAAGATCTCCCGGGAGGTGGTCTCCAGCATCATCCCCATCGACGGCGAGACCGGCTTGAGCCGGGCCATCTCCTGCCAGCTCATCACCCCGGGATTGAGGTGGGGGAGAAGCCCGGTCGCCTCGAGCACCCGGATCGACACGGCGCGGACGTAGTCGAGGGTGGAGTCGTAGCCCGCCTCCTCCAGCCACTGCTTCGCCGCGTCCCACCGGTCCTCGGGCCGGTCCCCGAGCGTGAAGAGTGCCTCCTTGCAGCCCAGAGCCCTTCCAGCCTCGGCGATCTCGAGGACCTCGTCGATCGACAGGAACGGGGCCGGCACCCGACCGGGCGTGGTGGCGAACGTGCAGTAGTGGCAGCGGTCCCGGCAGAGGCGGGTCAGCGGGATGAACACCTTCTTGGAGTAGGTGATCACGCCCGGCCGGCCGGCCGCGACGAGCCCCTGGTCGCGCACCCGCGCCGCACTTGCGCACAGATCGACCAGATCGGTCCCACGGGCCTGCAACAGCACGCCGGCCTCCACCTCGTCCAGGGCCACACCGTCCCTGGCCCGGCGCAGCGCGCGGCGCATCGCACTCGGCGAGGGGGCGGTCGCGCCGGGCCGAGGAGCGGGAGCCTGCGTCGTCGCCGGAGGAACTTCGGCGGGCGGGGTCCGGAGGGCGGGAACAGCCGGGTGCGGAAGATCGGTCACGTGAAAGATCCTTTGCGGCAGGAGTTCTGATGCTGATGCAGGTTCTGCCGAACTCCTCGGCCAACGGCTGGTCGTTCACGACCGCCACCTACTCGACTCGTGGACCCGCAGGCCCACTGGAGGAAGCTTCGAAGAACACCGTTGCTGGCCTCTGCCCTGCCGGGAGACCTCCCGGACCGCATCGTCGTTCCTCGTCGTACCCCGCACCGCGGGGGACCGATCTACGATAGCCCTCGATCGTCCAGGGATCGACGGCGGCCGTTCACCGGTAGGAGCGTTCGCTCTCCCGCCACCACAGAACGGTGACCAGCAGCAGCAGCGTGACCACGTGCACTCCCGTGCACCAGAGGCAGATGGCGTCCACCTCGAAGATCTCCACGTAGACGAGCCACAGCACCATGATCATGCCGGCCACCACCCCGACGAGCCTGGGCAGAGCCGCGTCGCGTGCCCACCGGGTCGGGGCGCACAGCATCGTCATGGCCAGGAAGAAGGCCAGACCGGCCACGGCCACCGGTACCCCGGCGATCACCGACCACTGGCTGGTGGTCACCTTGAGGCAGTTGACCGTGCCGTTGCCGGAGCAGGCCAGCGTCGAGGAGCCGGTGAAGTGCTCGTACGTCAGGTACGCCGAGATCAGCACCCCGACGATGCAGAGGCCGAAGGCGACCCATGCCGGGGCCGACGGCCGCGCCGGCGTCCGGGTGCTCATCGGAGCCCCGTCATGACGGCAGGGTCTGCGACGTCACAGCCGTCGAGGTGCAGACCGCGGCCGGCTGGCCGTTCGTCAACCTGCACAGGACCGCGCTGATCATGTTGGCCGCGCCCAGCACGTTCTTCGCCACCGCCGAGTCGGGCTTCAGCATCTCGGCGGCGATCTGGCTCTGGGTCAGGCCTTTGAGCGAATCGGGCAGGTAGGACGACCCGACGATCATGTACCGGTTCCCGAAATCGACGAACGGGATGCTCTGCTGGGTGTCGTACTTCGTCAGCAGTGCGCCGTCGGCAGGGGCCACGGTATCCAGGGCGGTGTAGTTGCCGCTGCCGTCGGGGATGTTGGTGGTCTGCTCCACACCGGTGAACGACAGCACGTTGCTGGTGTAGGTGGATCCGTGGAACGAGAGGGTCGCGGTGCTCGGGTAGACGTCCGTCGAGGACGAGGAGGTGACCCCGAGGTGGGCGAAGGTGCCGAACCTGGACAACGCGGTGACCATCGCCCACCGTTCGGCGGCGCAGTACGGGCAGTACTCCGCGCCGATGTAGAGCACACGCGGTTTGCCGTCGGCGGTCAGCGCATCGCCCTTGATCAACGTCGGTGGACTGACTCCGGTGCCCTTGCCGACGGTGTCGAAGGTCGCGGCCGGGATGCTCTTGATCGAGTTCTCCAGTGCGCCGGCGGCCGGCACAGAGGGAGCGCCGGTCGCCACGGGCGGCTTCTGGTTGGCCTTGATCACCAGAAACGCCCCGACCACGAGAACGATCACCAGGACCGGGGCACCGATCGTGAGCAGCATGCGCCGCCGCCGGTCCCGCCGGAGGCCGGCCTCCCGGAGTTGCCGGGCGTGCTCACGAGCGGCGACCTGGCTGGCCGATCGCGCCTTGCCCTCGGGCGCCTTCCTCGACTTGTTGCTCACTGTTGGTGCCACACCCTGTCGTTGTCGACTGCTCTCGTTTCAGCTGCTCACCGGCCGTGCGGCCGCCCATCAGGCACATCCAACCCACGGTGGTGCGGTGACGTCGATTCCGGCGGACGGCCCGATCATGACGGTAGCGCCTGCGAGACCCCTCGGGACGAGCTGGGAAACGTCCATGACACCCGTCCCCGAAGCAGTCCTCGGGCGGCCGCACTATCGCCGCGCAGCACGGCCCCACACGCGCTGGCAGAAGCGGAAAAATTGTTGTGCTCAGTGCGCCAAGTTCTTGAGGACGACGACCAGCAGGCCGAGCAGGAGCAGCGCCGCGATCAGGAGCGTCCTGGCCCGCCGGCTCAGCGAGGTGCCACGGACGGCGAGAAACGCGAAGACGCCCATCTCGGCGACCAGCACCCAAACCCCCGCCCAGACCGCACTGTGCAGGGGGATCACGGTGAGCGCGGCAAGCAGCAGCAGGACGAGCGGAATCGTGGACGCTGCCACGATCTGCCCGGAAACCCAGAAGATGTGGCGCATCTCCCGCGGGCCCGGTGCCTTCTGATGGGCGCCCAGATGGGAGATGACCTCGGCCAGGACGCTGGCCGTCCACAGACCTCCGGTGGCGATCATGACGTCGAAGAGCTTGCTCCACGGGTGATCCAGCGGCTGGTAGCCGGTGATCACCAGCAGTGTCGAGAGGCAGGTGATGGATCCGTAGACCCGTTCGCGCAGGGCTGCCGCCGCGATCTCCAACGTCACGCCCTCGGGCGCGTTGTCCATCAGGTACGACGGACCTCCGGCGACGGCCGGTTCCGTCACGACCGGGCGCTCGATCTCGGCGTTCCCGGCGTCGGCCACGTCAGGAGTCAATCAGTACCTGCGTCGGGGCGGCAAGGTTCGAACCCTCGCCGTCACTGCACCGCGAGCGCGACGAGCGGGTCTGCGTGCAACGGGCTGTCGCCGCCGAACGCAGGTCCGGGGAGGTCGACCGGCAGACCGACGCCCTCCACGACTCGTTCCTCGCGGTCGTAGGTCGGCGCGGTGCTGATGCGGAGGTCGATGTCCGGGGTGAGCCTGACGGATCGGGGTCGTCCGGATCGTGAAGTCGTCGCTGGCCGGTCTACCGACTTGGTCAAGCGACCAAGTCGGACGCAACATGATGAAGCCGCACGACCTAGAGATTGGTCGCTTGACTTGGTCGAATGACCAAGTTACCGTCGGTCATCTTGTTCGTCCGAGTTCGACTGACAACTCCGGAGGTCCGGCTCATGAGTGGTGTGGAACTCGGCGACCCGACGTCGCAGGCGTTTCGATCGCGCTCGTCCAGCTGGGTCGACGCGGCGTGGATCATCGGAGGCAGCCTGCTCCTGGGTGGTCTGACGTCCGTTGCTCAGGGCGTCTTGCCGGACTCGCTACGACCGTTCGCGAATTCGCCGTCGGGCTGGGCGCTGCTGACCGTCGTCATGATCGCCATCCGGCGCCCACCGTTGTTGCCGGCGTTGTTCCTGGGGGCGTTCAGCTTTATGGGCCTGGTGATGGGCTACACCATTGTTTCCGAACTTCGCGGCCTGACCTACCACCCGCTGCTGTGGGCTGCTGTCGCACTGATCGCCGGTCCGGCAATCGGCTGGTCAACGTCGGCCACGTTCGATGCACGACTGCCTTTCGCCGTGACTGGCTCCTCCCTCATCGCCGGTGTCGCGATCACCGATGCGATCTACGGGCTGACGGCTGTTGCGGACACGACCAGTCCTGCCTACTGGGTGATCGCAGGAACAGCCGGAGTCGTCTTCCTTGGTTGCGCGGGTCTGCGACGGCCAGTCCGATGGTGGGTTGTCGCCCTGCGGGTGGGTCTGACCATCGGGTGGGTCTCCCTCGGATCGGCGGGCTACGCCGCGTTGAACACCGCGTAGGGCACATGACCGGACTGCAGCTTCTCACCGACATCCGGCTCGGCGGCGTCGAGCACCGAACCACGCAAAGGAGTAGATGTGGCGCGAATTCCAGTCGATCAGCGGCGAAAAGATCTGGTGGATGCGGCATTCCGCGTCATGGCACAGACCGGAATCGCGCAGGCAACCACTCGGGCGATCTGCGCTGAAGCCGGCGTACATCAAAGCGTTTTCCACTACTGCTTCAAGTCCAAGAAGGAACTGCTGCAGGAACTCATCCGGGTCGTCGTGGCCGACATGACAGACGCAGCAATCCTCGTCGCCGCGGTGGACTCCGACGCACTTGCCTCCCTCAGGTCGGCTTTCACGCTCCTCTGGGAGCAGGTCAAAGCCCACCCGGACCGTCAGTTGGTGTCCTACGAACTCACCGCCTACGTGCTGCGGGATGCGGAACTGGCGGACCTCGCGAAATGGCAGTACGAACACTACTTCGCACAATCAGTTCGTTTGTTGACCGCCATCGAGGCATCGGCCGACATCGCGTGGAGCCTGCCGACGCCTACGTTGAGCAGGATGATCGCCACCGTCATCGACGGTCTCGTGCTCGGTTGGCTGGCCGATCGGGACGACACCCTGACCGAAGCGGCGCTCGATGAATTTGCCACCATCTTCGCTGGTCTGGCCGGACGGCGACCAGAGGGCCACGGGGGATAGCCCAGCCCTGAAGTCATCATCG is from Nakamurella sp. PAMC28650 and encodes:
- a CDS encoding sugar phosphate isomerase/epimerase, whose protein sequence is MTTHPVTLFTGQWADLPFEEVARLASEWGYDGLEIACSGDHLDVERGAVDDDYIASRREILDRYGLQVFAISVHLQGQAVCDDPIDQRHQGILSKGVWGDGDPGGVRQRAAEAVKNGARTAARLGVKTVIGFTGSSIWKYIAMFPPASQAMIDAGYQDFADRWNPILDVFDEVGVRFAHEVHPSEIAYDYYSTQRALEAIGHREAFGINWDPSHMVWQGIDPVQFIWDFKDRIYHVDCKDTKVRTPDGRRGILGSHLGWADPRRRWDFVSTGRGDVDWEDCFRMLTTIGYEGPISIEWEDAGMDRLHGAPEAIEFVRSQLFSPPATSFDAAFSSQD
- a CDS encoding rhodanese-like domain-containing protein; the protein is MPHPVRYLAVAAVVLIAGCSSSVTAAPAVPTSTSPMSMAMPPGTVTTSGRPVSRLVDPAAFATAIATSGTVTIDVHVPFEGKIAGTNLIIAYTDIAQQASKLPADHHTELAIYCRTGVMSAIAAKTLASLGYTNVVELHGGMYAWLATGRTLINTP
- a CDS encoding ERCC4 domain-containing protein — encoded protein: MGAVELVIAKNPDPDSTLPYLVRLPMAGGLVFRTKGTWPRTTALYCHPVSLQEWPAEPEIVEIVPLRSCERRGAAIDVVADRGREQRSQIVFTKARGRDMVFWQAPRTRRQARPDVQVPTARAAGIRNLEILIDTRERYAYQFGAQQVSTTKRTLPSGDYAVTVDGSVVAAVERKSLEDLVSSLINGKLRFALGELSLLPRAALVVEERYSKVFALGHVRPAVVADGLAELQVRWPNIPIVFCETRKLAEEWTYRYLAAAHHWAAAEAATVARIGVGESGAVGGPARPDPSTAEVRAWARSNGLDVPAGGRLRPEVFQAWRDADLG
- a CDS encoding NUDIX domain-containing protein, producing the protein MRTSAGLLLYRTGSDGIEVLLVHMGGPFWAKKDAAGWSIPKGEYESGEDPHDAATREFTEELGAPPPPPAGDDPDLDLGTLKQSSSKLVTVFARSGNFDADSISSNLIEIQWPPRSGRTIVIPEVDRAQWCDLGSAAVKLVKGQVPFLDRLVARLS
- a CDS encoding bifunctional FO biosynthesis protein CofGH — translated: MRRALRRARDGVALDEVEAGVLLQARGTDLVDLCASAARVRDQGLVAAGRPGVITYSKKVFIPLTRLCRDRCHYCTFATTPGRVPAPFLSIDEVLEIAEAGRALGCKEALFTLGDRPEDRWDAAKQWLEEAGYDSTLDYVRAVSIRVLEATGLLPHLNPGVMSWQEMARLKPVSPSMGMMLETTSREIFENRSGAHFGSPDKDPEVRLRVLEDAGRSSIPFTTGILIGIGESPADRVESLFAIRRTSRAYRGIQEVIVQNFRAKPDTAMARRPDAEMDELIATVAVARLVLGPAVRLQAPPNLIDDQFSRVLAAGIDDWGGVSPLTPDHVNPERPWPQIDELTARTAEAGFTLAERLTIYPEFVRAGEPWLDPRLRAHVDALADPVTGLARPDALPVGRPWQEPEEPASGPNGPGGLTSSGRTDLATSIDTEGRTADRRSDFLDVYGDWDSLRSRIRAPRKFESDVMAALRIAERNPGSLDGSAALSLMTATGAELDAVCALADSVRADVNGDDVTYVVNRNINFTNVCYTGCRFCAFAQRRTDADAYSLSTDEVAQRARVAWDLGATEVCMQGGIDPELPGTAYFDLVRAIRGAVPEMHIHAFSPMEVVNGATRANLSISEWLSAAKEAGLSSIPGTAAEILDDDVRWVLTKGKLPTAAWIEVVTTAHRLGIPSSSTMMYGHVDTPEHWVAHLALLRKLQGETGGFTEFVPLPFIHTNSPIYLAGLARAGATYDENRAVHAMARLMLHRSIDNVQTSWVKLGIEGTRAMLRGGANDLGGTLMEETISRMAGSEFGSYKTVADIEEITDGIGRPVVQRTTVYGPVDPERHAAAKAFNGLANLPLFASKA
- a CDS encoding vitamin K epoxide reductase family protein, producing MSTRTPARPSAPAWVAFGLCIVGVLISAYLTYEHFTGSSTLACSGNGTVNCLKVTTSQWSVIAGVPVAVAGLAFFLAMTMLCAPTRWARDAALPRLVGVVAGMIMVLWLVYVEIFEVDAICLWCTGVHVVTLLLLVTVLWWRESERSYR
- a CDS encoding DUF929 family protein, encoding MSNKSRKAPEGKARSASQVAAREHARQLREAGLRRDRRRRMLLTIGAPVLVIVLVVGAFLVIKANQKPPVATGAPSVPAAGALENSIKSIPAATFDTVGKGTGVSPPTLIKGDALTADGKPRVLYIGAEYCPYCAAERWAMVTALSRFGTFAHLGVTSSSSTDVYPSTATLSFHGSTYTSNVLSFTGVEQTTNIPDGSGNYTALDTVAPADGALLTKYDTQQSIPFVDFGNRYMIVGSSYLPDSLKGLTQSQIAAEMLKPDSAVAKNVLGAANMISAVLCRLTNGQPAAVCTSTAVTSQTLPS
- a CDS encoding DUF6518 family protein, which encodes MSGVELGDPTSQAFRSRSSSWVDAAWIIGGSLLLGGLTSVAQGVLPDSLRPFANSPSGWALLTVVMIAIRRPPLLPALFLGAFSFMGLVMGYTIVSELRGLTYHPLLWAAVALIAGPAIGWSTSATFDARLPFAVTGSSLIAGVAITDAIYGLTAVADTTSPAYWVIAGTAGVVFLGCAGLRRPVRWWVVALRVGLTIGWVSLGSAGYAALNTA
- a CDS encoding TetR/AcrR family transcriptional regulator, translated to MAQTGIAQATTRAICAEAGVHQSVFHYCFKSKKELLQELIRVVVADMTDAAILVAAVDSDALASLRSAFTLLWEQVKAHPDRQLVSYELTAYVLRDAELADLAKWQYEHYFAQSVRLLTAIEASADIAWSLPTPTLSRMIATVIDGLVLGWLADRDDTLTEAALDEFATIFAGLAGRRPEGHGG